The sequence below is a genomic window from Carassius carassius chromosome 45, fCarCar2.1, whole genome shotgun sequence.
ggcatgcccccgaacccccctagaaggaccgaggacacaccaccatagttttaacaaaaatcctgtaagaaacactggtattgctatgccagagccgcttatagcttgttttaggattcaccgctgtggagtatagttcaactgtattaataaatataaaattttgacttatttcatctgttaactctcactcgttcctatactcactcattacatggcattagtggttttaatgaatttaatgagttggtatgcatataattaagggcgtgcaaagatgggtggtgtttatgatcatatagtgggccggtctgggcaaaaatgcccgggccgatttttttgtcccagtccagccctgcataCGACAATCATCAGTGACAtcagcgcgctctctctctctctgtctctctcgcgcgcgctctctctctctctgtctctctcgcgcgcgcgctctctctctctctgtctctctctcgcgcgcgcgtctctctctctctctgtctctctcgcgcacgctctctctctctctctctctctctctctctgtctctcttgcgcgctctctctctctgtctctcttcgtctctctcgcgctctctctctctctgccctgttaaacttgcatgtgtttttcagtcctgtcaatgaaaaaactttcactctatgatggttaagctgtgcaattaatctgccaATCACATTCGTAAAGGGCCtgggagcagctggcccatacagttaatgaataacagatcatctatgacagcctacatcgcacatcctgcgatgtgactatcgtggattcgtacatcgcgatatcgatgcttaaacgacacatcttGCAGCCCTAGTGACAACTGGAGAACCACCCGTAGTCACCAGAAGTCTGCAGGTAACGCTTATACACCctgctgatgttgttaacattttgAGAACAAAGTATAACACTAATTTGAATGGTTTGATGCGATATGAGCTAAGCGATTGTTAGATTTAATCGCCATTGGCAGCGCAatgtattgtaatgctttttgtttttccctcagttggtcagaacaaaagtgGCAGACATATTACTTGTTCAGACATTTTCAAGTGAAAATTTTTATTTGGGTCATACTTCCTAAGACATAGAATCTGTGATTTTGAAGTACACTAAATATCCAGACCGGTGCGATGACTGAAAGCCAGACATCAACTCAAAACATCAGATTAATTCATGCTGAGGAGCCATGCCAGTACAACCAATGAAAAGATGACAATTCTGCAAATAAATGAAATTGTAGGTTTCAAACAGACTGCAACAAAGAGGAAAAATTACAGATTGCAGCTTTAAAAAATGCTCTGCATTGTGCAAAATTACAACAAATTAGTACCTATGCTTTAAAAATCGTTTTCTGTTGGTATGTCTcttcaatttttttaaaataatgtgaacacGAGTTCTATCAACAACTCCAGTAAAGTCCACAATCCTCATAAAAGTGGCTTGTTTTTGCAGTATGGTTTAATGGTCCGTTGGAAAGTCAAGGAACTGTCATGTAGTAGTGGCCAAAAGTGATGACTGGCCCTGGAAATTTTACTTCTTCAaccttaataaaaaaatgttgaagaTTTTGTAAGCATATTACATAGTTGCTTAAattcaattgttttatttgtgataACACACTGAAACATGTCAAATTGTGAGTCATAATATTTGGCCATGCTGACACGCAAAGAAATTATGAACTCATGCAAAAACAAGAGAGGAccaatgaaatattaataactgTAGTTAAATTAGTTAATTTAGCAATTTCACTAGATTTAGTGACGTCTGCATCCCTTTTGAGACTTTTTTTCTATCAACATTTATTGACCCATTTGAGCTATTTTCAATTAAAAGCATTTGGTTACGTTGGTCAATGTTTTTTCCTTGTATTTTGATGGTTTAAGTGAAATGTAGCttcattaaaaaattacttttggCAGTTGTTGTGTTTGGTGAGGTTAGTACCATAAAAGTGCATATTAAGATCTTACAGCATAGCACATATGCTGCATTttttccagcaaaaaaaaaacaaacaagtaatCACCATAATTTCTGGTGTTACAGCATTGATTTATACATTTCTTACTTTCAGAAAGTCTTTCctacaaaagaaacaaaatgaattGACATCTTGATCAAGTTTGTATCATTATATCAACTCATCATCATATAACTCCAATGCAACAATCTTTGTTGGAAAGTGTATGCAATATTCTCATATTCTATTGGAGATTGGTGAATGTAAGGCAAAGAAAGACATCAGGGTTGGTGGAGAGAGTGTATGGAAGAGGATCATAGCATTTAAACCTATAAGCACTCAGATCCTCTCTGTCAGCAACATTAGTCGGTGCTGCTTCCTGCAGTTGCTCAGGGTCCTGACTCAGAGGTATTAAAGGCATCTAATGCCTCTACACCCCTAGTAACCTGTGCATCTGCCAGGCTGAGAGGACACTGGCACCATGATCAAGCTTAAACGCAGGAGACAAAGCCTTTTCCCCAATTACAAACTTGGGGTCTCAGTCCCTGCTCCCAAGGATCCAGTGGATTCTGAGCTACCTTTTGGTCAACCAAACTGGGTAAAACCATGGAATTCGATGCAAGAATTAAGTAAGGATATATATGACATCTATGCAGAgtatgaagatgatgaagaagagAGGTTGATGTCAACCCCCAGTAAACTGTCGTCTCAGACTAAGAACTGCATGCTGAACATCAATGTAGGAGGCAAGGTCTACCAGATCTCTTACAGGGTAGCAGCAAAATATCCCAAGACAAGAATTGGCCGACTTGCAATGTATACGGACCACAACAGGAAACTCGATCTCTGTGATGATTACATGGTTCAGAACAATGAGTTTTTCTTTGACAGGGATCCAGACATCTTCCACAACATCTTCAACTTCTATAGGACTGGAGTTCTCTGGATCAAAGATGAATTGTGCCCACGCAATTTTTTGGAGGAGATCAACTACTGGGGTGTTCGTATCAAGAACACCCATCGCTGCTGCCGCATTTCGTTCGAGGAACGGCAAGATGAACTCAATGAACAGCTGAAGATACAACGGGAACTCGAGGCAGAGGTGGAAACTGAGGAGCATGAGGACTTGTTTCAGGATATGGCTTTCGGTCATACACGTTTCCTCATCTGGAACATGATGGAGAAGCCCTTCTCTTCAGTCATAGCCAAGCTCATGGCAGTGGCATCCAGTTTCTTCGTGCTGGTATCACTCGTGGCTATGACTCTCAATACGGTAGAGGGAATGCAATATAAGACGACCACCGGCCAGCTGAGCGGGAAGACCTACTGTGAGTATGTTgagactttgtgcattgcgtttTTTACCATGGAATATTTGCTCCGGCTTGTGTCCACACCTGATCTCAAACGCTTTGGAAGGAGCGTGCTGAATGCTGTGGACCTGATTGCAATCCTTCCATTATATCTTCAAATGATCTTAGAGTGTTTTGAGAATGAAGACTATGGGAAGCATGGTAGTGATATTGAGACCGTAGGACGGGTTGGTAAAGTGGGGCAAGTCCTCCGCATCATGCGTCTCATGAGGATATTTCGTATCCTAAAACTAGCACGTCACTCAACTGGACTTCGAGCCTTTGGCTTCACACTCCGGCAATGCTACCAACAAGTGGGCTGTCTTTTCCTCTTCATTGCAATGGGAATTTTCACGTTCTCTGCCATGGTCTATACCGTAGAGCATGATATGCCTCAAACAAACTTCACCAGTATTCCACATGCATGGTGGTGGGCAGCTGTAAGTACATGttttttcaagtttatttctGGCATAAGTGGTACTTTGGTGGTACTTCAGTATCATGATGGTATCAGGAGATAATGCAATAATACTTTAGGATACACCATGGTACTGAATGATTATCCATATACTATGGGATATACATGGTACTCCAAAATACTTAGAAGATTATGATGGTATATCTAAGGTACATGTCCAAAAATCATAACATCAtgatagtttttttctttctgtaaagTACTGACAGAACCAGAGTACCTGGTGTCTGTCTGTTCAAATGATATTAAATGCTTACAACTGTGATATGTCCATGTGGAGTACTGCATCTGTCGTCAATGTATCGCTTGCCCACTAGATGTAATCCCATAATGCTCTTCTTAACCCTTTTATTTATCTTTAGAATGTTGTTTATTTTTGGCATATGAGAATTTGTGACtgatattttattaaatcttAAAAGATTGTGCATCATTGGTCCATTTTACTGGCACACTCAAGTATTCCTCATACATTTCTTCCACAGGTGAGCATCTCCACTGTGGGCTATGGCGACATGTTTCCAGAGACTGCTCTGGGCAGGATTTTTGCATTTGCATGCATCTCGTTTGGAATTATTCTCAATGGCATGCCAATCTCCATCCTGTTCAATAAATTCTCAGACTACTATTCAAAGCTGAAAGCCTATGAATACACCTCCTCTCTACAGAATCGCGGGAAAGTGAGGTTTGTGAAAAGGGCTGCAAAGAAGGTTGCAGAATGTTTTTAGGTTGCCATGTGCTGACCAACACTTTCCATCCACGGACTGATCTTTAATTCATGGACTTGATGGTCTTCTCTTCAAAATATGCAAACCATCCAGACCAATTAAGTAACTGTCTTTAAACAAATTAGCCATTGCTTGCTTTTGTGCTGCTGGACACATGCATATTGGGGGACTTTTGTACtataaacaaaattaatttcttttaaaacgaACCAACGTTCCCTTTTAGGCTGCTCTTACAAGGATGCTGTTAATAAATACTTGCCTTGGCACAAAAATGTAATTGTCTAAGATCaattgtttcttattattattttatggcaCTGTagaaatcaagttttttttttaaacagtggaATTAAAATGGACCATTGCGACCACTATGGGCAATCTTAAAACAAAAGGAAGTAGTCCAGGGTAGACAAACGCTGCTTCAAATAATCACTTGAAGGTTTTAACATCTGGCTGAACACAAGCTTAGCTTCAATGCTTTTTTTAGATATCTATGTATAATTTTGTAAAGGCATTTGTGTAAGTTTAAATCAAGAAAAGCCGATTAATGATTTACATCAACTGGTTTCCTCTGGAAGCACTCTGAGAAGGACAGATTGCAAAGAGATTTCCTATCAGGTTAACTTCTGTACTGGCAACAACTaactgtgctttaaaaaaaaaaaatcagaattgacaTCCTCACTTCAATGGCTTGGTGTGCTATGTGACAATTACGAAAACTTGTTGACTTAATAAAGGGTGGCCATTGTGACGTCCATAAGAATGTCGACAACTAGAATGTAATTAAATCTGGAAAGCATGCTCATCCAGGCATTGATAATCCTTGAAAGATTAATCCTTGGGGATCATTGAAGTCCCAATGACAGATGGAAGTAGATCAGGCCAACAAAATTCATTTTCAAGCACTCATACATGCCTCCATAATTAAacctaccattttttttttttttttctctctttacttttattttgtgtgAAATTACCCTTTTAACGTGTTtacttatttttgaaaataaagaTTGTATTGTTTCTACTATTACTACAActctattattatttaaatagaggctaatataatatatacattaaaagTATGCATTAAAATCGTAATAGAAGTAAAAATCACCTAGTCTTTGACTAGGtgaaaaaaaatttctttttattattgttatatattaaatgttgtgCAAGAAATAGTATCAGGGTTTTAAATAGCATTTCTGTCCACATTATAGCATCATTTTCATGAAAATGATGACATGTTCTTGATTGGTTTGacgagaagaaaaagaaaaataattaaaaaaagaaacaaaaactcaGATTCaggtatttttgtgtgttttgtatttacATACTGAAGCATTTAAAAATTCACAATTAAAAATCCAAAAGAAAGAAGCAGCTGAAACTTCAATCAAAACCAATTAACCAATTCACAGATCCACTAATACGTTTAACGTGTCTCTGCATAAAGCAGGGGGTTCGTTTATTTTCTGTTTGATTGGTGGGAAAATGACATCAGAATAAACAAACAGTCCAGGccaaaaatataaagaaacaacTCTCACTGCTTAAAGTCTTAGGGAGATTATAAGAGGTCATGCACAAAGACTGAGGCTGAGATGAGGAGTGGAACGAACCCATAATCCTTTGTGGCATGTAACACAAGGGTTTGCCTGCTTCAGTGGCAGCTGGGAGCCAAAGTTTAGTCCTTTATTAGCATAAAGACAACAGTATAGAATAATGAAGCAGGACTGTGGAAGATATGCTTAACCTAAAGCTCACTGTAGGGAATACCTCCAGCTAATAATTAAGGTTTAAAAGACAGCCTGATGGAAAAGCAGCAAATTTGCTGCGATAGAGAGCTTGGGATGTCATAGTATAAGCACTTTTGGAGGCTCTGTAAAAAGCAGGGGCTTTAAACATGAATATTGCAGTGTGTGTTCAGTGTATTTAACCAGCGCTCATAGAACAATGACTGCTGTGCTATGTTTACGCCCACCAATTCAAATGCACGTTTTCTATCTTAATAGAGTGCATAAAAGGgagtgtattttgttatttttagatcCGTTCATTTGTGGAGGTCATAAACTTACCAACAAAGAACAATGGCACCATGGTTGACTGAAGCCCACGTCTTGAGGTTCTCCGACCGCACCTTCTGCAGAAGTCGAGACGAGAGTGTGTCAGGGTTTGACTCTCTCGGTCTCCTTCATCTTAGCATCCTGCTCGATCAACCAGATGACCAGCGGGGTGTTCTGCCATATGAAGCTACAGGAAACAATTATCAAACCTGTAACCCTGTAATGTTCCAAAAATTTACcgctgacaattaaaaaaaagaaaatgcagaaCTGATTTCTGCAGATATCCCTAAAAACTCACTTCTGTGCCACTGGTGTGAGGATCTGCTTAATTTCATGATGCTCTCCAATTTCTCTGGATTTGCTTTCAGAGCCTTGTTTAACGTAGGACAAACAGAGGACTGCATAAAAGAGCCTGTCATCCCCATCATTGTGGACAACTAACACACTAGTCTTTCTATGCACTTCAGAAACAAAGCTTCCAAGAAGCCAGCAGCAGCTCAGAGCTCGAGTACCTTGCAGACTTGGAAGGTGTTTCAGTAGAGCACCTTGGTGAACATGAGTCTCTGGGACAGGACAGCCTTGACGTTATAAGTGTACTCAACTACTGAAGACGCCTCGGAGGGCCTGAGCATCTGTCCGACCTTCCCCTTAAAATCTGACATCACTGTTTACTGTTTACTCCTATATTTTTCGATTAACTCCACAAGGTGCTCTAGAAAGGAAAACACATTGGAGGAGAGACAATCACTTCACATACATTCAGTTTCATTGCACTGATGAGAAGACCAACCTTTGAGTTCCTCGAAGACCTTCTGTCTTCACTATTCAGGGCAAACTGAATAAAACACTGAAGCACTCGCGTGGAATCATGAGCAAAGGCAATCTAGCAAAGAAAAGACAAGccttttacaataaaatattgtaatataatttcaAACAGTGAATACTCTGCTTAATTAAGAGGTTTTACTTACTTTTTTGATTTTTCCCTTCACAAGTCTCTGTAGTTCTTTCATCGGTCCTTGTTCACTTATCACAATCCTTCCTGTATTTCCACAAAACACACAGGTGTGAGTGTTTCTTCAACCTTGGCACTTTCATGTCCCAGGTTTTTGATGATGTTTATTTTAACATGACTTTGTTCATTTGTTAGTTGTTTGATACTTATTGATattaaaactaaatgttttcAACTAAAACAGAAAATCACATTATACAACTTGTCATACACATAAATCACTGAAGAATTAACTGTcaaaattatttacaatacaatttgtctaaaaaaaaaagttatatcaaATAACAACATTTTACATAACAATCTGACCCATAACAAGAAACAGAGTCAGTGAAGAAATATTTAGTTAAGAAAacggaaaatataaataatatttgcgAGCCATATTTttattctgcattctttctaatcaagctgtaatttttttttatcaaattatgcAAGATgtgtgaaaataatattaattttgtgCATTAAGGATGCATAAAATCCTTACTTCCCACCACAGAAAGAATATGTACAATCGTGGACTgtaccaaaagttttgagaattacataaatattggaaattggaaaagttgcttcttaaatttataatagcaatttgcatatactccagaatgttatgaagagtgatcagatgaattgcatagtccttctttgccatgaaaattaactttaaaattgttaaaattaacagcaggcaggtgtgagcgcatctgcacgcacagtgaggcgaagacttttggaagatggcctggtgtcaagaagggcagcaaagaagccacttctctccaaaaaaacatcagggacagattgatcttctgcagaaagtatagtgaatggactgatgaggactggggcaaagtcatattctctgatgaagcccctttccgattgtttggggcatctggaaaaaggcttgtccggagaagaaaaggtgagcgctaccatcagtcctgtgtcatgccaacagtcaAGCATCCTGActccattcatgtgtggggttgcttctcatccaagggagtgggctcactcacaattctgcccaaaaacacagccatgaataaagaatggtaccaaaacaccctccaacagcaacttcttccaacaatacaacaacagtttggtgaagaacaatgcattttccagcacgatggagcaccgtgccataaggcaaaagtgataactaagtggctcggggaccagaatgttgaaattttgggtccatggcctggaaactccccagatcttaatcccattgagaacttgtggtcaatcctcaagaggcgggtggacaaacaaaaacccactaattctgacaaactccgagaagtgattatgaatgaatgggttgctatcagtcaggatttggcccagaagttgattgag
It includes:
- the LOC132127653 gene encoding potassium voltage-gated channel subfamily V member 2-like, encoding MIKLKRRRQSLFPNYKLGVSVPAPKDPVDSELPFGQPNWVKPWNSMQELSKDIYDIYAEYEDDEEERLMSTPSKLSSQTKNCMLNINVGGKVYQISYRVAAKYPKTRIGRLAMYTDHNRKLDLCDDYMVQNNEFFFDRDPDIFHNIFNFYRTGVLWIKDELCPRNFLEEINYWGVRIKNTHRCCRISFEERQDELNEQLKIQRELEAEVETEEHEDLFQDMAFGHTRFLIWNMMEKPFSSVIAKLMAVASSFFVLVSLVAMTLNTVEGMQYKTTTGQLSGKTYCEYVETLCIAFFTMEYLLRLVSTPDLKRFGRSVLNAVDLIAILPLYLQMILECFENEDYGKHGSDIETVGRVGKVGQVLRIMRLMRIFRILKLARHSTGLRAFGFTLRQCYQQVGCLFLFIAMGIFTFSAMVYTVEHDMPQTNFTSIPHAWWWAAVSISTVGYGDMFPETALGRIFAFACISFGIILNGMPISILFNKFSDYYSKLKAYEYTSSLQNRGKVRFVKRAAKKVAECF